A genomic segment from Aegilops tauschii subsp. strangulata cultivar AL8/78 chromosome 1, Aet v6.0, whole genome shotgun sequence encodes:
- the LOC141025992 gene encoding galactoside 2-alpha-L-fucosyltransferase-like: protein MLAIASTFLYALLSGRVMLVNVPQEQEGLFCEPFPGTSWVLPDGFPEGNPMKLYAGAPESYVNMLKNNVIQYDTPASSLPAHVYLHLEQIGQRLSDNIFCDDDQRLLGKFGWMILKSDSYFAMGLFLTPMYDKELARMFPYKEAVFHHLGRYLLHPTNRVWGIVRRYYEAYLAGVDEKIGFQIRIFPERPVKFENMYDQLTRCIKEQRLLPELGKAEPAANASGDGKVKAVLIVSLYSGYYDKIRGMYYENPTKTGEIVAVYQPSHQEKQESASNEHNQKALAEIYLLSYCDKIATSTWSTFGYVAYGFAGVKPWILLRPDWDKEMSDVVCVRSTSVEPCLHSPPILGCRAREEVDVARVKPYVRHCEDVRSGLKLFNS, encoded by the coding sequence ATGCTCGCCATCGCCTCCACCTTCCTCTACGCGCTGCTCTCCGGCCGGGTCATGCTCGTCAATGTGCCGCAGGAGCAGGAGGGACTCTTTTGCGAGCCCTTCCCGGGCACCTCCTGGGTGCTCCCCGACGGGTTCCCGGAGGGGAATCCGATGAAGCTCTACGCTGGTGCGCCGGAGAGCTACGTCAACATGCTCAAGAATAATGTGATCCAATACGACACACCGGCGTCATCCCTTCCGGCACACGTGTACCTCCACCTCGAGCAGATCGGGCAGAGGCTGTCCGACAACATCTTCTGCGACGACGACCAGCGGCTTCTCGGCAAGTTCGGCTGGATGATACTCAAGTCCGACAGCTACTTCGCGATGGGGCTGTTCCTGACACCCATGTACGACAAGGAGCTGGCGAGGATGTTCCCGTACAAGGAGGCGGTGTTCCACCACCTCGGTCGGTACCTCTTGCACCCGACCAACAGGGTGTGGGGGATCGTGAGAAGGTACTACGAGGCATACCTCGCGGGGGTGGATGAGAAGATCGGGTTCCAGATCAGGATCTTCCCGGAGAGGCCGGTCAAGTTCGAGAACATGTACGACCAGCTCACCAGGTGCATCAAGGAGCAGCGGCTGCTGCCGGAGCTCGGAAAGGCGGAGCCGGCGGCGAACGCGTCTGGCGATGGGAAGGTGAAGGCCGTGCTGATCGTGTCCCTGTACTCGGGATACTACGACAAGATCCGGGGCATGTACTACGAGAACCCGACCAAGACAGGGGAGATCGTGGCGGTTTACCAGCCGAGCCACCAGGAGAAGCAGGAGTCCGCCTCCAACGAGCACAACCAGAAGGCACTGGCGGAGATCTACCTGCTCAGCTACTGCGACAAAATCGCCACGAGCACCTGGTCCACGTTCGGGTATGTTGCCTACGGCTTCGCCGGCGTAAAGCCGTGGATCCTGCTCCGGCCGGACTGGGACAAGGAGATGTCCGACGTCGTGTGCGTCCGGTCCACGTCCGTTGAGCCGTGCCTGCACTCGCCGCCCATCCTCGGGTGCCGGGCGAGGGAGGAGGTCGACGTGGCCCGTGTCAAGCCATACGTCCGGCACTGCGAGGACGTCCGGTCCGGTCTCAAGCTGTTCAATAGCTAA
- the LOC141025512 gene encoding transcription factor Y1-like, producing the protein MGRAPCCEKVGLKRGRWTAKEDDTLAKYIAGHGEGSWRSLPKNAELLRCGKSCRLRWVNYLRDGVRRGNFSKEEDDLIVKLHATLGNRRSWTQPHIEEALWGYMKICIMTQTPATRQPNSISEKSRKGELGTAAPQKIIERTTCCSSSYATKPRQ; encoded by the exons ATGGGGAGGGCGCCTTGCTGCGAGAAGGTGGGGCTGAAGCGAGGAAGGTGGACGGCGAAGGAGGATGACACTCTCGCAAAATACATTGCTGGGCACGGCGAGGGCTCATGGAGGTCTCTGCCCAAGAATGCGG AGCTACTGAGGTGTGGCAAGAGCTGCAGGCTACGGTGGGTCAACTACCTGAGGGACGGGGTGAGGAGGGGCAACTTCTCTAAGGAGGAAGACGATCTCATCGTCAAGCTCCATGCTACATTAGGCAACAG GCGATCATGGACTCAACCCCACATTGAAGAGGCCTTATGGGGCTATATGAAGATTTGCATCATGACTCAGACACCTGCAACTAGACAGCCCAACTCCATCTCTGAGAAGAGCCGCAAAGGAGAACTAGGCACGGCTGCGCCGCAGAAGATCATTGAAAGAACCACCTGCTGCTCGTCATCGTACGCTACCAAGCCCCGCCAGTAG